In Haloplanus vescus, a single genomic region encodes these proteins:
- a CDS encoding ArsR/SmtB family transcription factor: MSSSGTDHRLEDIAVRDTRVSDAIDEPMRAMILDILSAEALTATEVHGRLEDRGVDRTENTVRHHINELRDAGLVDVVRFEEGRGGTTKYYHANTIVLSYSLPESADDAVEEMIEAVQPQIRDSLDTLTEDHDDAIAEIVADMQPCEHCQTQKYETYVLLTVLRRAFVRAHRDS, translated from the coding sequence ATGAGTAGTTCCGGTACCGACCACCGGCTTGAGGACATCGCGGTGCGAGACACCCGGGTTTCGGACGCCATCGACGAACCGATGCGGGCGATGATCCTCGATATCCTCTCCGCGGAGGCGCTGACCGCAACTGAGGTCCACGGCCGTTTGGAGGACCGCGGCGTCGACCGCACGGAGAACACGGTTCGTCATCACATCAACGAGTTACGGGATGCCGGTCTCGTCGACGTCGTCCGCTTCGAGGAAGGGCGCGGTGGGACGACGAAGTACTACCACGCGAATACGATCGTCCTCTCGTACTCGCTGCCAGAGTCAGCTGATGACGCTGTTGAGGAGATGATCGAGGCCGTTCAACCCCAGATCAGGGACTCACTCGATACTCTCACAGAAGACCACGACGACGCGATAGCGGAGATCGTCGCAGATATGCAGCCGTGTGAGCACTGTCAGACCCAGAAGTACGAAACCTACGTGCTCCTGACTGTCCTCCGCCGGGCGTTCGTTCGTGCGCACCGAGATTCTTGA
- a CDS encoding heavy-metal-associated domain-containing protein → MSDTTQFRVLDFDCPTCASTVERALSNVDGVQHVEVHYATGRVEIEYDDSVADPDAFAQTIENQGYTPQPA, encoded by the coding sequence ATGAGCGACACAACCCAGTTCCGCGTCCTCGACTTCGACTGCCCGACCTGTGCGAGCACCGTCGAACGCGCCCTATCGAACGTCGACGGTGTCCAGCACGTCGAGGTTCACTACGCGACCGGCCGCGTCGAGATCGAATATGACGACAGCGTCGCTGATCCCGACGCCTTCGCACAGACCATCGAAAACCAGGGGTACACGCCCCAAC